In the genome of Nicoliella spurrieriana, the window GGCCGATCGAGTGGCCGTAATGTATGCCGGTAAGATCGTTGAATACGGAACCGTTGACGAAATTTTCTACAATCCAAAGCATCCATACACGTGGGGACTGTTGAATTCAATGCCGACCGTTAATACCAAAAAGAATGCGTTACCATCGATTCCAGGGACCCCACCAGATTTATTGGAGCCACCAAAGGGGGATGCATTTGCACCCCGGAATCCATATGTCTTGAAGATCGATACATTGGAACAACCACCGTTCTTTAAGGTTAGTGATACCCACTATGCCGCTACTTGGCTATTGGATAAACGGGCGCCTAAGGTTACCCCGCCAGAGCAAATTGTAGAACGACAAAGGACCTATGCTAAACTAAAGGGTTTGACCCTAGAACAAGTTCAGGGAGGTGAATAGGAACATGGAGAAGAAAAATGCACCGGTGATTTTGAACGTGGAACATCTCAAACAGTATTTTAATATCACCAAGAAGGATGCCGTTAAGGCCGTTGATGATATTAGCTTTCACATTTTTAAGGGTGAAACCTTTGGATTAGTGGGGGAATCTGGTTCCGGTAAGACAACGACCGGCCGGGCGATTATTCGGTTGTACGAACCCACAGCGGGGAAGATCACCTTTGAAGATGAAGATGTTTCTAAGCTGAAGTCTAAGGCTCAGCTACAAAAATTCCGTCGTGATATTCAAATGATTTTCCAAGATCCCTACGCTTCTTTGAATCCACGGATGAAGGTCCGTGATATCATTGCTGAAGGAATCGACATTAACCACCTGGCAAAGGATGAAAATGATCGTAACCAACAGGTCGATGAACTATTACAAACCGTTGGGTTAAGTAAGGAACACGCTACCCGTTATCCCCACGAATTTTCAGGGGGGCAACGGCAACGGATTGGGATTGCCCGGGCGCTTGCGGTTAAGCCGAAGTTCATCATTGCTGATGAACCCATTTCAGCCCTGGACGTTTCAATTCAAGCCCAGGTCGTGAACCTGCTTAAGAAGTTGCAAAATGAACGCGACTTGACCTTCTTGTTCATTGCCCATGATCTCTCAATGGTTAAATACATTAGTGATCGTATCGGGGTAATGCACTATGGTAAAATGCTAGAGATTGCGGATTCCGATGAACTATATGCGCATCCATTGCATGACTATACCCGGAGTTTATTATCATCCGTTCCGTTCCCGGATCCCGAATACGAACGGAATCGGAAGGTCATCGACTATGATGATGCTGAAGAACATGATGGTAAGGAACGTTCGATGGTTGAAATCGCACCTGGCCACTTCGTTAGTGCTTCAGAAGATGAAATTCCTAAGTATCAGCAACGTTTGAACGAAAGTCCATTGTTTGACGATTAACATTAAGCACCGTTTTGATAATTAATTATCAAAGCGGTGCTTTTTTAGTCGATTCGATTAGTCTAATTGGAAAATAAGTTGTTGGCAACGGTTAAAAAAATGGTAATAAGTTGTATAATAATTAGTATGCAATACTTAACTAATTAAATGAAATGTGGACTAACACCTCGTTTTTTGACTTACATAAAAAGGGAGATATTTGAAATGAAATACAACAAGTTTGGCTATCAAAAAATTAATGATAAACAACTCGCGAAAACAGTTAAAAATAACCCGATCATCGTTTCAGAATCGGTCCTAGGAACCTTGAGTAGTGGCTTTGCATATGAAAACAATGTGCATGCTCAAATGGTCAATAATAATTACAATAGCTACCATTCTGGCCACCAATCAGCCACCGGTGAAGTGGCGACGCCTGCTTCCAGCGTTGGTGATCAATCGATGGCTTCCGTTGCCACTTCGTCCTCAGTGACCCAAAGGGCAGCTTTTGAAGCTCAATCAGCCGTTAATAGTGGTGAATCCACCAGTTCAGAGCAGTCCGTTTCTGCTGAGGTGGAGTCGCGTCAGGGCCATGCTGAACCTGAATCAACGGTCCCATTACAATCTAATGGTGCTACTCAGCGGTCCGTGGTTGCATCCAGTGCCATCGCTTCTAGTTCAGTGCCCAGTGCTAGTGTTGATCAATTTGAAGCAACGAATTCAATGGGCAGTTTAGTGGATGATCCAGCTGATTTAGCTTCTGTGCAGGCCTTAAAAGCAACCCTTGATCACGACGATTTAATTGCTAAAATGTCATTTGCTGCAAATGTACAATACGGGGAATCGCTGGTGTCTTCATTAAGCAGTCGCAATGATTCGATTATAGCGACCGGCTCAAGTGCTGCTACGAATCGGCAGTTT includes:
- a CDS encoding ABC transporter ATP-binding protein, translating into MEKKNAPVILNVEHLKQYFNITKKDAVKAVDDISFHIFKGETFGLVGESGSGKTTTGRAIIRLYEPTAGKITFEDEDVSKLKSKAQLQKFRRDIQMIFQDPYASLNPRMKVRDIIAEGIDINHLAKDENDRNQQVDELLQTVGLSKEHATRYPHEFSGGQRQRIGIARALAVKPKFIIADEPISALDVSIQAQVVNLLKKLQNERDLTFLFIAHDLSMVKYISDRIGVMHYGKMLEIADSDELYAHPLHDYTRSLLSSVPFPDPEYERNRKVIDYDDAEEHDGKERSMVEIAPGHFVSASEDEIPKYQQRLNESPLFDD